The Bacteroidota bacterium region CTCCCATTGATTCATCAATTTATATAACTCAAGATAATATCCTATCAACAGGAACCTGACATTTAATTGCTCTTTGTTAAAACTTAACTGGGCAATTTGTTCATTAAGCTTTGCAATTTCAATTTGATTCGAAATGGTCCTGCCTCCATAAATCACCTGCGAGGCTTCCAGAGCAAAATCATTACCAAAATGAGGCATGGGTGCATTAGTCAGGTGCGAAAAATTGCGGTCCGTTATAAAACCATCACCTATGTATGAAACCGACAAAGAGGTTCCAATAGAGGGCAAAAGGGAATTTTTGGCAACATCGGTTGCCGTTCTTGCAGTAGCTATCCCGGCATTGGAAAGTTTAAGTTGTTTACTGTTCTCTGCCGCCAATTTGAACATTTCATCGACACTTAAAACCTTTATAGTACTTTGAGCCAATAAAAATTCCGAACACAGCAAAAACAATGCAATTGCTGTAAAAGCATTTATCCTATTCATCATCAAAATATGATTAATTGATTATGGATTAGAGTATTATCAATAAAATCAAGGTCAAAATGATTCAAGATCATTTTGATCCCAATAATTATCTAAACCACCAAAGATGAAGTCATAAATAATATTGAAAAATCAGGTAAGTAAAATACAGTTGTCAATAAAGGAAATTTCACAAATACTTTAAAACAAAAAAAATTTAACCGGATAGTTCTTACTCTACACATAATCTAATAATTTACCCGACAAAAGAACAAAATATTTTACGAGAAAAGCTTTTCAATTTTTCACAAAAAATTGTCATTTTTACCAATAATTTATTAAGAAATATTTAAGGAAATGCAACTTACAGAATTTAGTTTATGGGGATCGGACCTGGTAATTGAAGAAAACTTTAATATTAACTTATCCTGCAACAGATTACCAGTCGAAAACTCTCCATCCCGCAATAATTTTGGGATTATTTGCCTGTTTTTAAAGGGGAATGCAGATATTGAAATTGATTGTGTCAGGTACCACCTTGAAAAGGGGATGATATTATCCGTATTTCCCATGCAGGTAATCAGACAGATAGAAGCAAGCCCGGATTTAAAACTGATGTATTTCACGAATTCAAATGAAATACTTGACCGGATACTATTCCGCTTTCCTCCTGAATTTGAAATGTTTCTAAAAGAATACCCTACGTTTAAGTTTTCAGGCAAAATATTTCTTAAAAATGTAGCATTAATCTCCATGCTTGATGAAAAATTTAAAGATCGCGCCAATATTTGCCGGAACGAAATAATATTAAGCTTGATACGATGTTTCTACCTGGAAATATATAATAACCTGCACCACGAATTATTGAAAAATCCAATAAAAGACACCCGAGGTAAAGTCTTTATGAAAAAATTCATCAGTTTATTAATGCAACATTACAGGGAAAGCAGAGAAGTGGCATTCTATGCAAATAAGCTTAATATTACCCCGAAATACCTGTCTATCATTTCCGAAAAAGTGAATGGACAGAAAGCTAAAAAAGTCATTGATGAATACACCATTACTGAAATAAAATTACGCTTAAAGGCAACGACACAATCCTTACAGGAAATAGCAGAGAGTTTAAATTTTCCGGACCTGTCTTTCTTTTGCAAATATTTTAAAAAACAAACAGGAATGACACCCAAACACTATAGAGATAAGTAAACTCCAATTGAAATCAGAAAAAACATTTTTTTACCTTTTAATAATTTTTAAAACAAAAATTATGTTAAAAGTACTTACAATTTTCCTCAATGGGGTATTTTTGTATCTGAACACTAATTATTTTTGATTAAACATCTTATTTTTTATTCTTTTTTATTTTATTTTTATTTAAAAAACAGATATTATGCGTTTATTTTTTGCTTGCCTCATTAGTTTAATTGGATTCAATGCCTTTGCTCAAATGAATACCCAAGATACATTGTTCAACCAGACTAATTCCAAAGGACAGAAACAGGGATACTGGAAAGTCTTTTATCCTAACGGACATATCAAATACCAGGGATATTTTAAAAATGACAAACCGCTGGGGGTATTCAAAAAATATTTTGAAGACAACACGCCCAAAGCCATCCTGAATTATGCACAAGACGGAATGACCATTAGAGCAAAACTGTTTTACGAAAATGGAGAACTTGCTGCACAAGGCAAATACATTGGAACCAAAAAAGACAGTACCTGGAACTATTACAGCTATTATGATAAAACCCTGACCAATAAAGAGACTTATCAAGATGGAGTAAAACAGGGTATTTCGTACAAATATTATCCTATGGGGCAAATCTGTGAAGAGATGAACTGGAATTCAGGAATGAAAGAGGGTGAACGCAAACAATATTACGAGGATGGGAAAATGAAATGCCTGACGACATTTAAAAACAACAATAAAACAGGCCTGTTCCGTGTTTATTATGATAATGGTCAGATAGAACTGGAAGGATATTACCTCAAAGATATAATGACCGGGAAATGGATTAAATACGACGAAACAGGCAAGCTGATTTCAACCGTTGAATATGTCAACGGCAAAGCTTCAAATGAGAAGGAATTAACCGAAAAGGAACAGGAATACTTCAGGATGATTGAAGAAAACAAAGGGAAGTTTGCTGAACCGGATATAAATGACTTCGTGCCTGACAAATAAAATTGCTTATGCCCGAAAACGCGCTAACACTATTAGAACTTAATTTGAGTATCAGGGAGGCCTTAACCGCTGCTTTTCCTGATTCATATTGGATTATTGGCGAAATAGGGGAAATAAACGTAAATTACAGCGGGCATTGCTATCTGGAATTAATCGAAAAAGGAACCGATTCAGACCAGATCGTGGCCAAAGCCAGAGCGACCATCTGGTCTTCCACCTTCAGGATGCTCAAACCGTATTTTGAAACTACTACTGGTCAAACTCTTACAACAGGATTAAAGATCCTGGTAAAAGGATCGGTTGAATATCACGAGCTTTATGGCTTGAGCATCAACATAAAAGATATTGACCCCAGTTATACCCTGGGTGATCTGGCCAGGAAAAAACTGGAAATCATCAAAAGGTTGGAATATGAGGGGGTTATAAACATGAACAAAGAATTAGCCCTGCCCCTGGTTCCCCAGCATATTGCAATTATCTCATCAAAGACAGCCGCGGGTTACGGGGATTTTGTCAATCATCTAAACAACAATCCCAACAGGTTCGCCATCAACCATACCCTGTTTCCTGCCATCATGCAGGGAAATGAAGCTGAAAGCTCAATAGTGAATGCCCTTGATAAGATTTACAAAGAACATCAGAAATATGATGCAGTGGTCATTATTAGAGGCGGAGGTTCGCAAAGCGATTTGAGCTGCTTTAACAATTACTGGCTGGCATACAATATTGCACAATTCCCAATACCCGTACTGACAGGAATTGGCCACGAACGCGACGAATCTATCGCCGACATGGTGGCTCATACCAAATTAAAGACTCCCACAGCGGTGGCCGATTTCATCGTTTCGCGAATTTCGGCCTTTGATTTCAGCCTTGACGAACTGAATCAGGAGTTTTCTTCTAAAGTGCTGTCATTACTGGATAGTCAGAAAAACCGTATTTCAAATTTAACCGACCAGTTGCCTTCCCTTATCCGTTTCAGGATGTCGGGAATTTCACACAACCTGGAGATGACCACCCAGCGTTATGAGACTTCAGTAAATAAGCTGCTGCTTTCCCACAAACAGCAATTGCTTAACAGCCTGATGAATTTTAAGTCTTCAACCCTAAAACTCCTGCTACATAAAAACCAGGTTCTTGAAAAGACAGATTCGTCGCTGAAATTCATTATCAAACCTTATTTCGAGCGCCAGAATCACAGACTTGAAATGGCCGAGAAGACAAATAATTTTCTGAATCCCAGGAATATATTGAAGAGAGGATACAGCCTGACCTATTGCAATGGGAAATTGGTAAAAGAAACTGAAGGTTTAAAAAATAACGATGTTATTGAAACCCATTTATATGAAGGAAAAATTACAAGTACTGTTTCATACATTACAACGACTAAAAATAAATCTGAAAAGTAGTTCAGAAACAAAATACCTGACAGATATCATAATTATATATGAATCAGACATATAAACCTTTATTTAATGATTTTTACTGATCGATAACCAAATTAAAAACGATGATAAAAAAAATAAAAAACCTTATCTCTTATTTTCGTTTTAACCCAAAACGTTTATCCTTTAAACATTTGTTTGTCATAGCTGTTTTGCTTTTCCCCTATTTAGGGGAATGTAGGTGTACAGCTGAGGTACAGACAAATTTCCTGTTAAAAATAACCCTTCACCGGGTTAACAAATTAAAACCGGAAGAATTAAATGCCACGGCCAAAAGTTATTTACCCGATCATCCGCGAAATTGCCTGGAATATGGGGAAAAAGCCTATGCCCTTGCAATAGAACTGAAGCGCCCCTCAGAAATAGCAAAAGCCTTAAATAACATGGGCGCAGCTTATTATAATTTAGGCAGGTACGATTCGGCCATGATATTCTACCAAAAAGCCCTTTCCTTTGAAAAAAATAAAAATGACATCGCCAACACTTTGAACAATGTAGCATTGGTATATGCAGATAAAGGAAAATATGATCAATCCTTGGAAATGCATAATCAGGCCCTGGCGATCTTCCGTAAAGTAAATAATGCAGCTGGCGAAGCCAACACCCTGAATTACATTGGGAATATTGGGTTTAATACAGGGAAATACAAGGAGGCCATTGAACAGTATGAAAAGTCCTTTAAAATACGGGAAAAAATAAAAAGTCCGGAACTGGTTAATTCAATCAACAATATTGGAAATTGCTATAAGGCAATGAAATCAAACGATCAGGCACTTAG contains the following coding sequences:
- the xseA gene encoding exodeoxyribonuclease VII large subunit; this translates as MPENALTLLELNLSIREALTAAFPDSYWIIGEIGEINVNYSGHCYLELIEKGTDSDQIVAKARATIWSSTFRMLKPYFETTTGQTLTTGLKILVKGSVEYHELYGLSINIKDIDPSYTLGDLARKKLEIIKRLEYEGVINMNKELALPLVPQHIAIISSKTAAGYGDFVNHLNNNPNRFAINHTLFPAIMQGNEAESSIVNALDKIYKEHQKYDAVVIIRGGGSQSDLSCFNNYWLAYNIAQFPIPVLTGIGHERDESIADMVAHTKLKTPTAVADFIVSRISAFDFSLDELNQEFSSKVLSLLDSQKNRISNLTDQLPSLIRFRMSGISHNLEMTTQRYETSVNKLLLSHKQQLLNSLMNFKSSTLKLLLHKNQVLEKTDSSLKFIIKPYFERQNHRLEMAEKTNNFLNPRNILKRGYSLTYCNGKLVKETEGLKNNDVIETHLYEGKITSTVSYITTTKNKSEK
- a CDS encoding helix-turn-helix transcriptional regulator, with the protein product MQLTEFSLWGSDLVIEENFNINLSCNRLPVENSPSRNNFGIICLFLKGNADIEIDCVRYHLEKGMILSVFPMQVIRQIEASPDLKLMYFTNSNEILDRILFRFPPEFEMFLKEYPTFKFSGKIFLKNVALISMLDEKFKDRANICRNEIILSLIRCFYLEIYNNLHHELLKNPIKDTRGKVFMKKFISLLMQHYRESREVAFYANKLNITPKYLSIISEKVNGQKAKKVIDEYTITEIKLRLKATTQSLQEIAESLNFPDLSFFCKYFKKQTGMTPKHYRDK
- a CDS encoding toxin-antitoxin system YwqK family antitoxin produces the protein MRLFFACLISLIGFNAFAQMNTQDTLFNQTNSKGQKQGYWKVFYPNGHIKYQGYFKNDKPLGVFKKYFEDNTPKAILNYAQDGMTIRAKLFYENGELAAQGKYIGTKKDSTWNYYSYYDKTLTNKETYQDGVKQGISYKYYPMGQICEEMNWNSGMKEGERKQYYEDGKMKCLTTFKNNNKTGLFRVYYDNGQIELEGYYLKDIMTGKWIKYDETGKLISTVEYVNGKASNEKELTEKEQEYFRMIEENKGKFAEPDINDFVPDK